The following coding sequences lie in one Cyanobacterium sp. Dongsha4 genomic window:
- a CDS encoding DUF3172 domain-containing protein produces MNRRPKSSYSRYSEPPSRKSTKSSPLENINYTLAAICAGIFILGVGVGIALSSGQTISTQNVASREVIDRSAPNPEICVQFGASAIVSDLRVFVTLNPFNVYVTQPNMRPGCVLKRNNWSILEQRRLISDNDVRQCKNRMNTFGFTGTLESSPKIDCIYQNDSAGNLFLNPEGAVNPQGVQDF; encoded by the coding sequence ATGAACCGCAGACCAAAATCTTCCTATTCCCGTTATTCTGAACCCCCAAGCCGTAAAAGTACAAAATCATCTCCTTTGGAAAATATTAACTATACTCTCGCCGCTATCTGTGCAGGTATCTTTATATTGGGAGTAGGAGTTGGTATTGCCTTAAGTTCTGGACAAACTATAAGCACTCAAAATGTAGCATCAAGGGAAGTGATCGATCGCAGCGCCCCGAATCCTGAAATTTGTGTACAATTTGGAGCAAGTGCCATTGTTTCTGATTTAAGGGTATTTGTCACTCTCAATCCCTTTAATGTGTATGTAACTCAACCTAATATGCGTCCGGGATGCGTTTTGAAAAGAAATAATTGGTCTATTTTAGAGCAAAGACGCTTAATCAGTGATAATGACGTGAGACAGTGTAAAAATAGAATGAATACTTTTGGTTTTACTGGTACATTAGAAAGTTCTCCCAAAATTGACTGTATTTATCAGAATGACAGTGCCGGGAATCTATTTTTGAATCCAGAAGGGGCCGTTAATCCTCAAGGAGTTCAAGATTTTTAA
- a CDS encoding ATP-binding protein — MSQILEDLTISGFRGFREINLSDMGNINIIVGNNNSGKTSILEAIALFCNPLDPVRWFEISKRSFYSARALRYRPDLESIQWIFQKQETSSNQEESYQKLIIKANGNTSIKELNAKIEKISGIKVSEVQDNEIENDSEDAEIEENIADIDGDIESQGLELNIQTKYLEEDNLIKNQEIKEKFQFWENERFISKKRKQEFINTNIVSPAYSNSVSIVLSRLILEDQKNKDEVLNLIRLFDEQIIDIMILTPKHFGNLYIKHEKLGLPPLDIFGDGIKKTITMALALQSAKNGILLIDEIETSIHVSALNKIFSWLVKSCLQQNIQLIVTTHSIEAVDAMISCDNSVDNIVAFQLNNTDNSVKRFSGDLLTRLRLNRGLDIR; from the coding sequence ATGAGTCAAATATTAGAAGATCTAACAATTTCTGGTTTTCGTGGTTTTCGAGAAATTAATTTATCCGATATGGGTAATATTAATATTATCGTTGGAAATAACAATTCAGGTAAAACAAGTATTCTTGAAGCTATAGCACTTTTTTGCAATCCACTTGATCCTGTTCGCTGGTTTGAAATTTCAAAACGCAGTTTTTATTCTGCTAGGGCTTTACGTTATCGACCTGATTTAGAATCAATTCAATGGATTTTTCAAAAACAGGAAACATCATCTAATCAAGAAGAATCTTATCAAAAATTAATCATTAAAGCTAATGGTAACACTTCTATTAAAGAATTAAACGCAAAAATTGAGAAAATTTCAGGAATAAAAGTTAGTGAAGTTCAAGATAATGAAATAGAAAATGATAGTGAAGATGCTGAAATAGAAGAAAATATAGCGGACATTGATGGAGACATAGAATCTCAAGGACTAGAATTAAACATTCAAACCAAATATCTTGAAGAAGATAATTTAATTAAAAATCAAGAAATTAAAGAAAAATTCCAGTTTTGGGAAAACGAACGTTTTATTTCTAAAAAAAGAAAACAAGAATTTATTAATACTAATATAGTCTCTCCCGCTTATTCTAATTCTGTTTCAATCGTCTTATCAAGACTCATTTTAGAAGATCAAAAAAATAAAGATGAGGTATTAAATTTAATCAGACTATTTGATGAGCAAATTATAGACATAATGATTCTTACCCCCAAACATTTTGGGAATCTCTATATTAAACACGAAAAATTAGGATTACCCCCTTTAGATATTTTTGGAGACGGCATAAAAAAAACCATTACTATGGCTTTAGCGTTGCAATCTGCTAAAAATGGCATACTATTAATTGATGAAATTGAAACTTCTATTCACGTATCCGCTTTAAATAAAATTTTTTCTTGGTTAGTAAAAAGTTGTTTACAACAAAATATACAATTGATTGTGACAACTCATAGTATCGAAGCTGTAGATGCAATGATTAGTTGCGATAATTCTGTAGATAATATTGTTGCATTTCAACTTAATAATACTGATAATTCTGTCAAAAGATTTTCAGGAGATTTATTAACAAGGTTACGTTTAAATAGAGGGTTAGATATTCGATAG
- a CDS encoding metalloregulator ArsR/SmtB family transcription factor, whose product MSGFRALSDTIRIQVLELLRTRELCVCEISEVLDISQSKLSFHLKTLREANLVNSRQQGKWTYYSLNLSQLVALEQYLAEFRRNTVLLPTRLCE is encoded by the coding sequence ATGTCGGGTTTCCGTGCTTTATCCGATACCATTAGAATTCAAGTGTTAGAATTATTACGCACTAGAGAGTTATGTGTGTGTGAAATTTCCGAAGTTTTGGATATTAGTCAATCTAAATTATCTTTTCACTTAAAAACTTTACGAGAAGCAAATTTAGTTAATAGCCGTCAACAGGGAAAATGGACTTACTATAGTCTTAACTTATCTCAGTTAGTGGCTTTAGAACAATATCTAGCTGAGTTTAGACGCAACACCGTTTTACTTCCCACCCGTCTTTGTGAATAG
- a CDS encoding DUF3226 domain-containing protein has product MKYCYIVAEGIHDIEFLTKIIKELFNLSRIKKRSLVNPFWDELIPKTFPMNDDLLKRMPVPSFIQNEQCSIALHNATGINNIVKTLEESLSVIETSKLFSIGLILDADTKDKPQKRFKDLIQELSKKIKMINFTSLQLGEVNMSNPRFGVFILPDNQNQGTLESILMECAKINYPDLLESATEYIEGFDQTKLTVKELKEFKKLAGKNKAIISSISSILKPGKAIQVSLQDNKWIDEKTIELDDIILLKKFITDLIF; this is encoded by the coding sequence ATGAAATATTGTTACATTGTTGCTGAAGGAATACATGATATAGAATTTTTAACAAAAATAATTAAAGAATTATTTAACCTATCCAGAATCAAAAAACGTTCGCTAGTTAATCCGTTTTGGGATGAATTAATACCAAAAACATTTCCCATGAATGATGATTTATTAAAACGTATGCCTGTACCTTCATTCATTCAAAATGAGCAGTGTTCTATTGCTTTACATAATGCCACTGGAATTAATAATATTGTCAAGACATTAGAGGAAAGTTTAAGTGTGATTGAGACATCAAAATTGTTTAGTATTGGTTTAATTTTAGATGCTGATACAAAAGACAAACCGCAAAAAAGATTTAAAGATTTAATCCAAGAATTGTCAAAAAAAATAAAAATGATTAATTTTACATCTTTACAACTAGGGGAAGTTAATATGAGTAATCCTCGATTTGGTGTTTTTATTTTACCCGATAATCAAAATCAAGGTACTTTAGAATCTATTTTAATGGAATGTGCCAAAATTAATTATCCTGATTTACTAGAATCAGCAACAGAATATATTGAAGGATTTGATCAAACTAAATTAACGGTAAAAGAACTAAAAGAATTTAAGAAATTAGCAGGTAAAAATAAAGCAATTATATCCAGTATTAGTAGTATTTTAAAACCAGGAAAAGCAATACAAGTTTCCTTACAAGACAATAAATGGATAGATGAGAAAACCATTGAGTTAGATGATATTATTCTTCTCAAGAAATTCATCACGGATTTAATCTTTTAA
- the glmS gene encoding glutamine--fructose-6-phosphate transaminase (isomerizing), translating to MCGIVGYIGTQGAIEILVSGLEKLEYRGYDSAGVATIVDGEIHSVRAKGKLYNLRTKLEKETNISQIGIGHTRWATHGKPEEYNAHPHRDNKGRFAVVQNGIVENYQELKQELISKGHEFVSDTDTEVIPHLIAEYYNPESNDPFMDAVNKAVTRLDGAFAIGVLCADYPDELIVARQSAPLTIGFGQGEFFCASDVTALVHHTNTVLSLDNGEIARLTPLGVEIYDFTGKRLRKNPRTLDWSPVTVEKQGYRHFMLKEIHEQPSVVRTCLEAYINPDWHSQNSDSENPINLNLKPEIYEDLEHIQIVACGTSWHASLVGKYLLEQIAQIPTFVQYASEYRYAPSPMMRNTITIGVTQSGETADTIAALEMERQRRSSCDRTYQARILGITNRPESTLGGMVDQVINTYAGIEIGVAATKTFVAQVIAFYILALDLAWRRKTVTPQRMEEILKGLLQLPTQIEQIIHSEEPKIRDLAHQFPDTKDFIFLGRGINFPIALEGALKLKEISYIHAEGYPAGEMKHGPIALLDAHVPVVAIAMGGSVYEKVISNAQEAKARDARLIGVLPQNHHEDMFQDTLLVPEVDEILSPILAVIPLQLLSYYIASMRGLDVDQPRNLAKSVTVE from the coding sequence ATGTGTGGAATTGTTGGTTATATAGGAACACAAGGCGCGATCGAGATTTTGGTGAGCGGTTTAGAAAAATTGGAATACAGAGGGTATGATTCTGCGGGAGTTGCAACAATTGTTGATGGGGAAATTCATTCTGTTAGGGCAAAAGGAAAACTATATAACCTCCGCACAAAACTAGAAAAAGAAACCAATATCTCTCAAATCGGTATCGGGCATACAAGATGGGCAACTCATGGTAAACCCGAGGAATATAACGCCCATCCCCACCGAGATAATAAAGGTAGATTCGCAGTGGTGCAAAATGGCATTGTAGAAAACTATCAAGAATTGAAGCAAGAATTAATTAGTAAGGGGCATGAGTTTGTTTCGGATACAGATACAGAAGTTATCCCTCATCTTATTGCTGAATATTATAACCCTGAAAGCAATGATCCTTTTATGGATGCGGTGAATAAAGCCGTTACTCGTTTAGATGGTGCTTTTGCCATTGGGGTGTTATGTGCAGATTATCCCGATGAGTTGATTGTTGCCCGTCAAAGTGCACCTTTAACCATTGGATTTGGGCAAGGGGAATTTTTCTGTGCCTCGGATGTTACCGCCCTTGTGCATCATACCAACACGGTTTTATCCTTAGATAATGGGGAAATTGCCCGTTTAACACCATTAGGAGTCGAAATTTACGATTTTACAGGGAAACGCTTACGGAAAAACCCTCGCACCCTCGATTGGAGTCCTGTAACCGTTGAGAAACAAGGTTATCGCCACTTTATGCTCAAGGAAATTCATGAGCAACCCTCTGTAGTGCGTACCTGCTTAGAAGCCTATATTAATCCCGACTGGCATTCCCAAAACAGTGACTCAGAAAACCCCATTAACCTCAATCTCAAGCCTGAAATTTATGAAGATTTAGAACATATCCAGATTGTGGCTTGTGGCACTTCTTGGCACGCAAGTTTAGTGGGTAAATATTTATTAGAACAAATCGCACAAATTCCTACTTTTGTCCAATATGCTTCAGAATATCGTTATGCCCCTTCTCCAATGATGCGTAATACAATTACAATCGGTGTTACCCAGTCAGGTGAAACGGCGGATACCATTGCGGCTCTTGAGATGGAGCGTCAAAGACGTTCTAGTTGCGATCGCACTTATCAAGCTCGTATTTTAGGTATTACAAATCGTCCTGAAAGTACGTTAGGGGGCATGGTTGATCAAGTAATCAATACTTATGCAGGTATCGAGATTGGAGTAGCGGCAACTAAAACTTTTGTGGCTCAAGTGATTGCGTTTTATATCCTTGCGTTAGATTTAGCATGGCGTAGAAAAACAGTTACACCGCAAAGAATGGAGGAAATATTAAAAGGTTTACTGCAATTACCCACCCAAATCGAGCAAATTATCCACTCAGAAGAGCCAAAAATCAGAGATTTAGCCCATCAGTTCCCTGATACCAAAGATTTTATCTTCCTCGGTAGAGGTATCAATTTCCCCATTGCCTTAGAAGGTGCGTTAAAACTCAAAGAAATTAGCTATATTCATGCTGAAGGCTATCCTGCTGGTGAAATGAAACATGGTCCGATCGCACTTTTAGATGCTCATGTACCCGTAGTTGCGATCGCCATGGGGGGAAGTGTATATGAGAAGGTGATTTCCAACGCCCAAGAAGCGAAAGCGAGAGATGCCCGTTTAATCGGTGTTTTACCCCAAAACCATCATGAGGATATGTTTCAAGATACTTTACTCGTGCCTGAAGTGGATGAAATCTTGTCTCCTATCTTGGCAGTCATACCCTTGCAATTATTATCTTATTACATTGCATCCATGCGCGGTTTAGACGTAGATCAACCTCGTAATTTGGCTAAATCCGTTACGGTAGAATAA
- a CDS encoding N-acetylmuramoyl-L-alanine amidase-like domain-containing protein, with protein MPKTICISLLCFLFLIAYPFKNKTESSPIINTLPVQTVSEKKPIGNNEYEEKKFQQIMNLSLANKLQEQSIEIILQTVAKEFMGAKYQAGLLDQTNKESLFISLTKFDCVLFVETVLGLVKGITVQDYNYSTFITNIQKQRYRTQNVTYCDRLHYFSDWIAENEKKGFVKNLTQSLGGIRLDKQLNFMTVNRSKYPQLNNNEINFQCIKKVEADLNKLNLSYIPTNKIKSIYPQLKLGDIIGITTKIKGLDVTHTGLIYRQNNQTGLIHASPAGQVTVAKDLQSYVQNVPQAIGIFVIRPLDPR; from the coding sequence ATGCCAAAAACTATTTGTATTTCTTTACTATGTTTTCTTTTTCTTATTGCTTATCCTTTTAAAAATAAAACGGAAAGTAGTCCCATAATTAATACTTTACCAGTTCAAACAGTCTCAGAAAAAAAGCCTATTGGTAATAATGAATACGAAGAAAAAAAGTTTCAGCAAATTATGAATTTATCACTAGCTAACAAACTGCAGGAACAATCTATAGAGATCATTCTCCAAACAGTTGCTAAAGAATTTATGGGGGCAAAATATCAAGCTGGTTTATTGGATCAAACTAACAAAGAAAGTTTATTTATTTCTTTAACTAAATTTGATTGTGTTTTATTTGTCGAGACTGTACTAGGTTTAGTGAAAGGAATTACTGTTCAAGACTATAATTATTCTACTTTTATTACAAATATTCAAAAGCAAAGATACCGTACCCAAAATGTTACTTATTGCGATCGCCTTCACTATTTTTCTGATTGGATAGCAGAAAATGAAAAGAAAGGATTTGTAAAGAATTTAACTCAATCATTAGGAGGAATACGACTGGATAAACAGCTTAATTTCATGACAGTGAATAGGTCTAAATATCCTCAATTAAATAATAATGAAATTAATTTTCAATGTATAAAAAAAGTTGAAGCAGATTTAAACAAATTAAACTTAAGTTATATTCCCACCAATAAAATAAAATCTATTTATCCTCAACTTAAATTAGGGGATATTATCGGTATCACTACGAAAATAAAAGGTTTAGATGTCACTCATACGGGGTTAATTTACCGACAAAATAATCAAACTGGTTTAATTCATGCTTCTCCAGCAGGGCAAGTTACTGTTGCTAAAGATTTACAAAGTTATGTACAAAATGTTCCACAGGCGATAGGAATTTTTGTTATTCGTCCACTTGATCCTCGTTAA
- a CDS encoding ABC transporter ATP-binding protein — protein sequence MTAQEPLIELKGVSKAFGNKVILKDADLKIYEGDALVVIGPSGTGKSTILRLIAGFMQPDAGEIYVKGEKRVSLIDDGDYPIHISMVFQQAALFDSLSVRENVGFSLYQHSDLDYDYISQLVDRALEMVGLPPSTGNLFPAELSGGMRKRVSFARAVIYNPEKPLERPDVILYDEPTAGLDPIASTVVEDLVRTLKSSVCESCAYVMVSHQESTIRRTGDRLAFLYDGKIQWQGNVKDIDTTDNPLVRQFFSANTQGPIKVISQ from the coding sequence ATGACCGCACAAGAACCACTAATAGAATTAAAAGGAGTTAGCAAGGCTTTCGGGAATAAAGTTATTCTCAAAGATGCCGATTTGAAAATTTACGAGGGAGATGCTTTAGTGGTAATTGGACCTAGTGGCACGGGCAAGTCAACCATCTTAAGATTAATTGCAGGTTTTATGCAACCCGATGCGGGGGAGATTTATGTCAAAGGGGAAAAGAGAGTCAGTTTAATTGATGACGGAGATTATCCTATTCATATAAGTATGGTTTTCCAACAAGCCGCTCTTTTTGACTCTTTAAGTGTAAGAGAAAATGTCGGCTTTTCCCTTTATCAACATTCTGACCTTGATTATGACTATATCAGTCAATTGGTCGATCGAGCCTTAGAAATGGTGGGTTTACCTCCTTCTACGGGAAATCTTTTTCCAGCAGAATTATCTGGGGGAATGCGTAAAAGAGTTAGTTTTGCGAGGGCTGTTATTTACAATCCGGAAAAACCCTTGGAAAGACCTGACGTGATCTTGTATGATGAACCTACCGCAGGATTAGATCCTATTGCTTCAACGGTGGTAGAAGATCTTGTGCGTACTCTTAAAAGTAGTGTTTGTGAATCTTGTGCCTATGTCATGGTTTCTCACCAAGAAAGTACAATTCGCAGAACAGGCGATCGCCTCGCTTTCCTATATGATGGTAAAATTCAATGGCAGGGTAATGTCAAGGACATTGATACTACCGATAATCCTTTAGTACGTCAGTTTTTTAGTGCTAACACACAAGGACCGATTAAAGTTATTAGTCAATAA
- a CDS encoding MlaD family protein has product MIRSRLMREGSVGLFLLLGLLVFGGIVFFLKKDQLRGSNYQIKLMFENAGGLREGARVFFRGVAVGRVASIQPTSNGVEVWTEINNKLPIPRDVTVSTTRSGLLGEVSVNIIPQGVLSNVGEDINPLGKECDQKQLILCNNEKIPAQASPDLIESLARLANSFDDQTFFDNLNTAVDNTNKATEQFIVLTKEVTGVTNRIQKEMDTISNTFTSIGRTADSLSNTANTLSNTANTATTQIEKLGSEYTNTAIQINLLASNLNEIIADNKTDFQDAIASLSKTAADISQVAQTTNNLVAKIDEKDVQKITQNLGTTSENLAQISSDLKTIADELNNPTNLATLQQTLDSARVTFANTAKITSDIDQFTGDPQFRRNLKNLVDGLSNLVSYTDLLEKQVELAILLEELDKETAKSSKDKWGITSQKLPNTIETMTK; this is encoded by the coding sequence ATGATTCGTTCAAGGTTAATGAGAGAAGGTTCTGTGGGCTTGTTTTTATTGCTCGGTTTACTGGTTTTTGGGGGTATAGTTTTTTTCTTGAAAAAGGATCAATTACGGGGCAGTAATTATCAAATAAAATTGATGTTTGAGAACGCTGGAGGCTTAAGGGAAGGTGCAAGGGTCTTTTTTCGGGGAGTAGCGGTGGGGCGTGTCGCTTCGATTCAACCCACAAGTAATGGGGTGGAAGTGTGGACGGAAATTAATAATAAATTACCCATTCCCAGAGATGTAACTGTTTCTACTACTCGTTCTGGTTTATTGGGAGAGGTGAGTGTTAATATAATTCCTCAAGGGGTTTTAAGCAACGTAGGAGAAGATATTAATCCTTTAGGAAAAGAATGTGATCAAAAACAATTGATATTGTGTAATAACGAGAAGATACCTGCTCAAGCTAGTCCTGATTTAATTGAAAGTTTAGCTCGATTGGCTAATAGTTTTGATGATCAAACTTTTTTTGATAATCTGAATACTGCTGTTGATAATACCAATAAGGCTACAGAGCAGTTTATTGTTTTAACTAAAGAAGTTACAGGGGTTACTAACAGAATTCAAAAAGAAATGGATACCATCTCCAATACTTTTACCAGTATCGGAAGGACTGCTGATAGTTTATCCAACACTGCCAATACTTTGTCAAATACTGCTAATACTGCTACCACTCAAATTGAGAAATTAGGCTCTGAATATACCAATACAGCCATTCAAATTAATCTTTTAGCTTCTAATCTTAATGAAATTATTGCCGATAATAAAACTGATTTCCAAGATGCGATCGCATCATTGAGCAAAACTGCCGCCGATATTAGTCAGGTTGCTCAAACAACGAATAACCTAGTAGCAAAAATAGATGAAAAAGATGTACAAAAAATTACTCAAAACCTAGGCACAACCAGTGAAAATCTTGCCCAAATTAGTAGTGATTTAAAAACCATTGCTGATGAATTAAATAACCCAACAAATCTTGCTACCCTACAACAAACCCTTGACTCTGCTAGAGTTACCTTTGCCAATACCGCCAAAATTACATCAGATATAGATCAATTTACAGGAGATCCCCAATTTAGACGTAATTTAAAGAATTTAGTAGATGGTTTAAGTAATTTGGTTTCTTATACAGATTTATTAGAAAAACAAGTGGAATTAGCCATTTTATTAGAAGAATTAGACAAAGAAACCGCCAAAAGCAGTAAAGATAAATGGGGCATTACCTCCCAGAAACTCCCAAATACCATAGAAACAATGACAAAATAA
- the recN gene encoding DNA repair protein RecN — protein MLITIRIDHFALVDHIELEFGKGLNVLTGETGAGKSIILDAIDVVLGGKANQRMIRTGAKKAIVEATFYSSPLLEDWLEAQEIESFHDGTVICSRELSMSKDNFRSRCRINGVVINKTVINQLRDRLLEVTAQGETGQLLSVTTQRDLLDAYGGEKLGKQRQLVSQAFAKTQKALEALETRRQWEQQRLQRLDLIQHQIKELSAVHLESADELEQLEIESDRLTHVVELQQLSYQAYQLLYQSESDENQAVADILGKAQSIIGDMVNYDKELGSILEMVQEALNQVVEAGQQIYSYGSSLEADPERLEEIEERIRLLKRICRKYGSNLGDVIDYYHNLQKELTELTDNSQSIEELEQKYLASEQKMLDLCAKLTDLRTKASKNLETQLTQELKPLGMAKVQFQCRVTPINPNYWGADQVEFYFSPNPGEDLQPLAMTASGGEMSRFLLALKSCFSEAQRDDKTLIFDEIDTGVSGKVAQAIADKLHKLSHHHQVLCVTHQPLVAAMADHHFRVEKQLQESSEGKDLRTIVQVRHLEEEIHRRDELAELTGGHSAEDAIAFADSLLEMAQTRKEQILLSPSN, from the coding sequence ATGCTGATAACTATTCGCATTGATCATTTTGCATTGGTAGATCATATAGAATTAGAGTTTGGTAAGGGGTTAAATGTTTTAACAGGGGAAACTGGTGCGGGGAAATCAATTATCCTCGATGCGATTGATGTGGTTTTGGGGGGAAAAGCTAATCAGAGGATGATTCGCACTGGAGCAAAAAAAGCTATTGTTGAAGCGACATTTTATTCATCCCCGTTATTAGAGGATTGGTTGGAGGCTCAAGAAATAGAATCTTTCCATGATGGTACAGTGATTTGTAGTCGAGAGTTGAGTATGAGTAAAGATAATTTTCGCTCTCGTTGTCGGATAAATGGAGTGGTAATTAATAAAACTGTAATTAATCAATTACGAGATCGACTTCTGGAAGTAACAGCCCAAGGAGAAACAGGGCAATTATTATCTGTCACGACTCAGAGAGATTTATTAGATGCTTATGGAGGAGAAAAATTAGGTAAACAAAGGCAATTAGTGTCTCAAGCCTTTGCTAAAACTCAAAAAGCCTTAGAAGCTCTTGAAACTCGTCGTCAGTGGGAGCAACAACGCCTTCAACGTCTTGATTTAATACAACATCAAATTAAAGAATTAAGTGCCGTACATTTGGAATCGGCTGATGAGTTGGAACAGTTGGAAATAGAGAGCGATCGCCTCACTCATGTAGTAGAACTGCAACAATTAAGTTATCAAGCCTATCAATTACTATATCAAAGTGAATCTGATGAAAATCAAGCTGTAGCGGATATTTTGGGTAAAGCTCAATCTATTATCGGAGATATGGTGAATTATGACAAAGAATTGGGAAGCATACTGGAAATGGTGCAAGAAGCCTTAAATCAGGTGGTGGAGGCAGGACAACAAATTTATAGTTATGGATCGAGTTTAGAGGCAGATCCAGAGCGATTAGAGGAGATAGAAGAAAGAATTAGGCTTTTAAAGCGTATTTGTCGTAAATATGGCTCAAATTTGGGGGATGTCATTGATTATTACCATAATTTACAAAAAGAGTTGACCGAATTAACGGATAATAGTCAGTCCATTGAGGAGTTAGAACAAAAATACCTTGCTAGTGAGCAAAAAATGCTCGATTTATGTGCCAAATTAACCGATTTGAGGACGAAGGCTTCAAAAAACCTAGAAACCCAATTAACCCAAGAATTGAAGCCCCTAGGCATGGCAAAAGTACAGTTTCAATGTCGGGTGACACCTATTAATCCTAACTATTGGGGAGCTGATCAAGTTGAATTCTATTTTAGTCCTAATCCGGGGGAAGATTTACAACCCCTAGCTATGACTGCTTCGGGAGGGGAAATGAGTCGTTTTCTCTTGGCTTTAAAATCTTGCTTTTCTGAGGCTCAAAGAGATGATAAAACCCTAATTTTTGATGAAATTGATACGGGGGTTTCGGGGAAAGTTGCACAAGCTATAGCTGATAAGTTGCATAAATTAAGTCATCATCATCAGGTGTTATGTGTCACCCATCAACCCTTAGTAGCGGCTATGGCGGATCATCATTTTCGAGTGGAAAAACAGTTGCAAGAATCGTCTGAGGGTAAGGATTTAAGAACTATTGTACAGGTACGACATTTAGAAGAGGAAATCCATCGCCGTGATGAATTGGCGGAGTTAACGGGAGGACATTCGGCGGAAGATGCGATCGCATTTGCTGATTCTTTGCTAGAAATGGCACAAACCAGAAAAGAGCAAATACTGTTATCACCAAGCAATTAA
- a CDS encoding 4-hydroxy-3-methylbut-2-enyl diphosphate reductase, with translation MDTKTFKRTLQQSDNYHRKGFGHQEEVTLTLNQEYQSNLIQTIRQNNYQITQGNVTIRLAEAFGFCWGVERAVAMAYETRTHFPTEKIWITNEIIHNPSVNKRLREMNVDFIPVDSGVKDFSVVNPKEVVILPAFGASVSEMQLLNDKGCTIVDTTCPWVSKVWNSVEKHKKKEYTSIIHGKYKHEETVATSSFAGTYLVVLNMKEAQYVCNYILNGGDKLEFLNKFKNAYSEGFDPDVDLVRVGIANQTTMLKSETEAIGKLFEQTMIKKYNPAELNEHFMSFNTICDATQERQDAMLDLVEEKLDLMVVIGGFNSSNTTHLQEIAIENQIPSYHIDSCDRILEGNKIEHKPLDKDLEIQENWLPEGKIIVGITSGASTPDKVVEDVIEKIFALKSH, from the coding sequence ATGGATACTAAAACATTTAAACGTACTCTACAACAATCCGATAATTACCATCGTAAGGGATTTGGACATCAAGAAGAAGTTACCTTAACTCTCAATCAAGAATATCAAAGTAATTTAATTCAAACTATCCGTCAAAATAATTATCAAATTACCCAAGGAAATGTAACTATTCGTTTAGCAGAAGCCTTTGGTTTTTGTTGGGGGGTAGAAAGAGCAGTAGCTATGGCGTATGAAACTCGTACTCATTTCCCTACAGAAAAAATCTGGATTACCAATGAAATTATCCATAACCCCTCAGTAAATAAACGTTTAAGGGAGATGAATGTAGATTTTATTCCTGTTGATAGTGGTGTTAAAGATTTCTCTGTTGTCAACCCCAAAGAAGTGGTTATTTTACCTGCTTTTGGTGCAAGTGTCAGTGAAATGCAACTATTAAATGATAAAGGATGTACCATTGTTGACACAACCTGCCCTTGGGTGTCTAAGGTTTGGAATTCGGTGGAAAAACACAAGAAAAAAGAATATACCTCAATTATTCACGGTAAATATAAACATGAGGAAACCGTTGCTACCAGTTCTTTTGCGGGTACTTATTTAGTGGTTTTAAATATGAAAGAAGCCCAATATGTTTGTAATTATATTCTTAATGGAGGGGATAAACTCGAATTCTTGAATAAGTTTAAAAATGCCTATTCTGAAGGATTTGATCCCGATGTGGATTTAGTTAGAGTTGGTATTGCTAATCAAACTACCATGTTAAAAAGTGAGACAGAAGCCATTGGTAAGTTGTTTGAACAAACAATGATTAAAAAATATAATCCTGCCGAATTAAATGAGCATTTCATGAGCTTTAATACCATTTGTGATGCCACTCAGGAAAGACAAGATGCAATGTTAGATTTGGTAGAAGAAAAACTCGATTTAATGGTGGTTATTGGTGGCTTCAATTCTTCTAATACTACTCATCTTCAAGAAATTGCCATAGAAAACCAGATTCCTTCTTATCATATCGATAGTTGCGATCGCATCTTAGAAGGTAATAAGATAGAACATAAACCCTTAGACAAAGACTTAGAGATTCAGGAAAACTGGCTACCAGAGGGAAAAATTATTGTGGGAATAACTTCTGGTGCGTCCACTCCTGATAAGGTGGTAGAAGATGTCATCGAGAAAATATTTGCTTTGAAATCCCATTAA